Proteins encoded in a region of the Saccharothrix ecbatanensis genome:
- the ehuB gene encoding ectoine/hydroxyectoine ABC transporter substrate-binding protein EhuB has product MSRRLFLLAGLGAGLTATGCSAVDLSAERDGGNLLARLRATGEVRMGFANEAPYGYVDSDGELTGEAPEVAKAVFRRLGVHTFVPALSDFGALIPGLRAGLFDVIAAGMFITPPRCEQILFSDPDYNAPEAVLVRREDVGRFRTLEDFVRDGAARLGLLLGSFEVDIAAGYGVPADRTVTFASQAGGIDGLLAGRADGFLLTAISLRDAMARRPDAAVELTEPFVPVLDGVEQYGAGGFGFRPDQRRLRDAFNAELTGLKRSGELLEIVRPFGFTESEMTDLTADRLCRADPA; this is encoded by the coding sequence TTGTCCCGTCGTCTGTTCCTGCTGGCCGGCCTGGGCGCCGGCCTCACCGCGACGGGGTGCAGCGCCGTCGACCTGTCCGCCGAGCGCGACGGCGGCAACCTGCTGGCACGCCTGCGCGCGACCGGCGAGGTCAGGATGGGTTTCGCCAACGAAGCCCCCTACGGCTACGTCGACAGCGACGGCGAGCTGACCGGTGAGGCGCCCGAGGTCGCCAAGGCCGTGTTCCGCCGACTCGGCGTGCACACCTTCGTGCCCGCGCTGTCCGACTTCGGCGCGTTGATCCCCGGCCTGCGCGCCGGGTTGTTCGACGTCATCGCCGCGGGCATGTTCATCACGCCGCCCCGGTGCGAGCAGATCCTGTTCTCCGACCCGGACTACAACGCGCCGGAAGCCGTGTTGGTGCGCCGTGAGGACGTCGGGCGGTTCCGCACGCTGGAGGACTTCGTCCGCGACGGCGCCGCGAGGCTCGGCCTGCTGCTGGGCAGCTTCGAGGTGGACATCGCGGCCGGGTACGGGGTGCCCGCTGACCGGACGGTCACGTTCGCCAGCCAGGCGGGCGGGATCGACGGGCTGCTGGCGGGCCGCGCCGACGGCTTCCTGCTCACCGCGATCTCGCTGCGTGACGCGATGGCCCGCAGGCCGGACGCGGCGGTGGAGCTGACCGAGCCGTTCGTGCCGGTGCTGGACGGCGTCGAGCAGTACGGCGCGGGCGGGTTCGGCTTCCGCCCGGACCAGCGGCGGCTGCGTGACGCGTTCAACGCCGAGCTGACCGGCCTCAAGCGGAGCGGTGAGCTGCTGGAGATCGTCCGGCCGTTCGGGTTCACCGAGTCCGAGATGACCGACCTCACCGCGGACCGGCTCTGCCGGGCCGATCCGGCCTGA
- the ectA gene encoding diaminobutyrate acetyltransferase has protein sequence MFAKPTKHGAVDVDPGPGLQVGRPSPADGGALWRLARDTGVLDVNSSYAYLLWTRDFAATSVVARHHGDVVGFVSGYTRPDAPDTLFVWQVGVDARHRGRGVARAMLDDLVGRGTRFLETTVTATNEASIRLFGALARDHDVRHTREPLFTADLFPDRHEAEELHRLGPWPHPTPGVM, from the coding sequence ATGTTCGCCAAACCGACGAAACACGGCGCGGTCGACGTCGATCCGGGGCCCGGTCTCCAGGTCGGCCGGCCGAGCCCGGCAGACGGGGGCGCGCTCTGGCGACTGGCCCGGGACACCGGGGTGCTCGACGTCAACTCCTCGTACGCCTACCTGCTGTGGACCAGGGACTTCGCGGCCACCTCGGTGGTCGCCCGGCACCACGGCGACGTGGTCGGCTTCGTCAGCGGCTACACCCGTCCGGACGCCCCGGACACCCTGTTCGTCTGGCAGGTCGGCGTGGACGCGCGGCACCGTGGCCGCGGCGTCGCGCGCGCCATGCTGGACGACCTGGTCGGCCGCGGCACGCGGTTCCTCGAAACGACGGTCACCGCGACCAACGAGGCCTCGATCCGGCTGTTCGGCGCGTTGGCGCGGGACCACGACGTCCGGCACACCCGTGAGCCGCTGTTCACCGCCGACCTGTTCCCCGACCGGCACGAAGCCGAGGAACTGCACCGGCTCGGCCCGTGGCCGCACCCGACACCTGGAGTGATGTGA
- the ectB gene encoding diaminobutyrate--2-oxoglutarate transaminase — translation MSIFASLESEVRSYCRSWPVVFDRAVGAHLYDEDGRAYLDFFAGAGALNYGHNNPVLKKALVEYLAEDRITHSLDMHTAAKRDFLETFDEVVLQPRELDYKVQFPGPTGTNSVEAALKLARKVTGRESVVNFTNAFHGMTLGALSVTGDSMKRGGAGIPLVHATPMPYDNYFDGQYPDFLYFERLLGDASSGLNAPAAVIVETVQGEGGINAARFEWLAGLAALCREHGILLIVDDVQMGCGRTGPFFSFEGAGIVPDIVCLSKSIGGYGLPMALTLVRRDLDVWEPGEHNGTFRGHNPAFVTATAALRAYWTDDRLEKSTLAKGEQVERVLQEVCATVPGSRAKGRGLARGMAFEQAGLAGRVAGAAFRRGLLVETSGPEDEVVKLMPPLTVTDDELDQGLALFTESVRECAPA, via the coding sequence GTGAGCATTTTCGCCAGTCTCGAATCCGAGGTACGCAGCTACTGCCGCAGCTGGCCGGTGGTGTTCGACCGGGCGGTCGGCGCCCACCTCTACGACGAGGACGGCCGGGCCTACCTGGACTTCTTCGCGGGCGCGGGCGCGCTCAACTACGGGCACAACAACCCCGTCCTGAAGAAGGCCCTGGTCGAGTACCTGGCCGAGGACCGGATCACGCACTCGCTGGACATGCACACGGCCGCCAAACGCGACTTCCTGGAGACGTTCGACGAGGTGGTGCTCCAGCCGCGCGAACTCGACTACAAAGTCCAGTTCCCCGGCCCGACCGGCACGAACTCGGTGGAGGCCGCGCTCAAGCTGGCCCGCAAGGTCACCGGCCGCGAGTCCGTCGTCAACTTCACCAACGCGTTCCACGGCATGACGCTGGGCGCGTTGTCGGTGACCGGCGACTCGATGAAACGCGGCGGCGCGGGCATCCCGCTCGTGCACGCCACGCCGATGCCCTACGACAACTACTTCGACGGCCAGTACCCCGATTTCCTGTACTTCGAGCGGCTGCTGGGCGACGCGAGCAGCGGGCTCAACGCGCCGGCCGCCGTGATCGTGGAGACGGTGCAGGGCGAGGGCGGGATCAACGCGGCCCGGTTCGAGTGGCTCGCCGGTCTCGCCGCGCTGTGCCGCGAGCACGGGATCCTGCTGATCGTGGACGACGTGCAGATGGGCTGCGGTCGCACCGGCCCGTTCTTCAGCTTCGAGGGCGCCGGGATCGTGCCGGACATCGTCTGCCTGTCCAAGTCCATCGGCGGGTACGGGCTGCCCATGGCGCTCACGCTCGTGCGCCGTGACCTGGACGTGTGGGAGCCGGGCGAGCACAACGGCACGTTCCGGGGCCACAACCCGGCGTTCGTCACGGCCACCGCGGCGCTGCGCGCGTACTGGACCGACGACCGGCTGGAGAAGAGCACGCTGGCCAAGGGTGAGCAGGTCGAGCGCGTGCTCCAGGAGGTCTGCGCGACGGTGCCGGGCAGCCGGGCGAAGGGTCGTGGGCTCGCGCGCGGCATGGCGTTCGAGCAGGCGGGGCTGGCGGGTCGGGTGGCCGGCGCGGCGTTCCGGCGCGGGCTGCTGGTCGAGACGTCCGGGCCGGAGGACGAGGTGGTCAAGCTGATGCCGCCGCTGACCGTCACCGACGACGAGCTGGACCAGGGGTTGGCCCTGTTCACCGAGTCCGTGCGCGAGTGCGCGCCCGCCTGA
- a CDS encoding ectoine synthase, with translation MIVRSLHDLDGTDRDVVTPNWRSKRIILAGDRVGFSMHETVLKAGTVNDFWYANHVEAVLCVEGHGELVDQETGEVHALRPGTLYLLDGHERHQVRPMTDIRAICVFNPPVTGRETHDEHGAYPLIRLEDLEDPEGLDNAPGDSADRPSDEETRV, from the coding sequence ATGATCGTCCGTTCCCTGCACGACCTCGACGGCACGGACCGCGATGTCGTCACGCCGAACTGGCGCAGCAAGCGCATCATCCTGGCCGGTGACCGGGTCGGGTTCTCGATGCACGAGACGGTGCTGAAAGCGGGCACCGTCAACGACTTCTGGTACGCGAACCACGTTGAAGCGGTGTTGTGCGTGGAAGGCCACGGCGAGTTGGTCGACCAGGAGACCGGCGAGGTCCACGCGCTGCGGCCGGGCACGCTCTACCTGCTCGACGGGCACGAGCGGCACCAGGTCCGGCCGATGACCGACATCCGCGCGATCTGCGTGTTCAACCCTCCGGTGACCGGGCGGGAAACGCACGACGAGCACGGCGCGTACCCCCTGATCCGCCTGGAAGACCTGGAAGACCCGGAAGGCCTGGACAACGCCCCGGGCGACAGCGCCGACCGGCCGTCCGACGAGGAGACGCGCGTATGA
- the thpD gene encoding ectoine hydroxylase has product MTTTTTADRYPTRTAGESAPITRAEPALWNGAASGPLDAATASSYDAKGFLTVDGLLTPDEVEVFRAEVDRLRTDPAVRADERTVVEKQSDDVRSIFEVHRISDLVGRLAADPRLLDRARQILGSDVYVHQSRVNFMPGFTGKGFYWHSDFETWHAEDGMPLMRAVSASIALTDNYPFNGGLMLMPGAHRTFVPCAGATPDDHYRESLKEQEIGVPSRAHLTALAAAHGIEQFTGPAGSALMFDSNSMHGSGSNITPFARSNIFLVFNSVENALVEPFAASRPRPDFVASRDFTPLG; this is encoded by the coding sequence ATGACCACGACCACGACCGCAGACCGGTACCCGACCCGCACCGCAGGCGAGTCCGCACCGATCACCCGCGCCGAGCCCGCCCTGTGGAACGGCGCGGCCTCCGGACCGCTCGACGCCGCGACCGCGTCCTCCTACGACGCCAAGGGTTTCCTCACCGTCGACGGGCTGCTGACGCCCGACGAGGTCGAGGTGTTCCGGGCCGAGGTCGACCGGTTGCGCACCGACCCGGCCGTGCGTGCCGACGAACGCACCGTCGTGGAGAAGCAGTCCGACGACGTGCGCTCGATCTTCGAGGTGCACCGGATCAGCGACCTGGTCGGACGCCTCGCCGCCGACCCCAGGCTGCTCGACCGCGCCCGCCAGATCCTCGGCTCGGACGTCTACGTGCACCAGAGCCGGGTGAACTTCATGCCGGGCTTCACCGGCAAGGGCTTCTACTGGCACTCGGACTTCGAGACCTGGCACGCCGAGGACGGCATGCCGCTGATGCGGGCGGTCAGCGCGTCGATCGCGCTCACCGACAACTACCCGTTCAACGGCGGTCTGATGCTGATGCCCGGCGCGCACCGGACGTTCGTGCCCTGCGCGGGCGCGACACCGGACGACCACTACCGGGAGTCGTTGAAGGAGCAGGAGATCGGCGTGCCGAGCCGGGCGCACCTCACCGCGTTGGCCGCCGCGCACGGCATCGAGCAGTTCACCGGCCCGGCCGGGTCGGCGCTCATGTTCGACTCCAACAGCATGCACGGCTCGGGCAGCAACATCACCCCGTTCGCCCGGTCGAACATCTTCCTGGTGTTCAACAGCGTGGAGAACGCGCTGGTGGAGCCGTTCGCGGCGAGCCGGCCACGGCCGGACTTCGTCGCCTCGCGGGATTTCACACCGCTGGGCTGA
- a CDS encoding MarR family winged helix-turn-helix transcriptional regulator, with translation MNRAKVSSGDVDALTDAVLTASRLLVAVSARSIAAVDESITLAQFRMLVVLDSRGPVKLTSLAEHLSVNPSTATRMVDRLAANGLVVRQASQTSRRELVLGLSAEGKRVVQTATRRRRAEIRKIVSRMPAETRVGLVDSLVAFADAGGEPVVPDNWTPLGTPA, from the coding sequence ATGAACCGGGCCAAGGTCTCCAGCGGTGACGTCGACGCGCTCACCGACGCGGTGCTCACCGCGTCACGGCTCCTGGTCGCGGTGTCGGCCCGGTCCATCGCGGCGGTGGACGAGTCGATCACGCTGGCCCAGTTCCGGATGCTCGTCGTGCTCGACAGCCGTGGTCCGGTCAAGCTGACGTCGCTGGCCGAGCACCTGTCCGTCAACCCGTCCACCGCCACCCGCATGGTGGACCGCCTCGCCGCCAACGGTCTGGTGGTGAGACAGGCCAGCCAGACGTCCAGACGTGAACTGGTGCTGGGCCTGTCCGCCGAAGGCAAGCGGGTGGTGCAGACGGCCACCCGCCGGCGGCGCGCCGAGATCCGCAAGATCGTGTCGCGGATGCCGGCGGAGACGCGGGTGGGGCTGGTCGACTCGCTGGTGGCGTTCGCCGACGCGGGCGGTGAGCCGGTGGTGCCGGACAACTGGACGCCGCTCGGCACACCGGCCTGA